From one Pseudoalteromonas ulvae UL12 genomic stretch:
- a CDS encoding KAP family P-loop NTPase fold protein encodes MWSDKESKIDFLNFNETAESIKDLITEKELMPISIGVFGDWGAGKSTILELTKASLESDEQEYIQVHFDAWTFQGYDDAKAALLETIASTLVKKAADDKNLSAKAKEFAGRIDKIRLMGLLMDGGAALAGIPTMGGIQKIMGLFSGGDDGELDVGDVKGAVDGAMDVAKKNKGLIKDKKSFSPPKEIKEFRKAYSDLLKEFDKPLIVYVDNLDRCSPFNAISTLEAIRLFLFLPNTAFVIAADEDMIRLAVPEYHKGASQRHQTDYLDKLIQIPVHVPRPGVLEIRAYLMMLTAQDHGVTDAQLETIRCALEESLRLSWKQPQITVDELLQDHEIEKHSELRSKFVVAEQLAPLLAESTNINGNPRIVKRLLNQVKMRKKTAHRRGMQLDEKTITKLVIFERCLGTQATNKLYELIDKENGYPKVLADLENSEVEFDEIKLPEEWKLDLAFIDKWSKLPPMFTEMDLTPAAYLSRESIPMGAVNSVMSGAAQKLVEELMKQKVRVSGVNSTAITTTPKEEYMSVMDGLIENFKLIGDWTERPTGIYGAVLLAKQDDKCSLSLLTFLKSLPRQRWLNPILKELEGTK; translated from the coding sequence ATGTGGTCTGATAAAGAATCAAAAATTGATTTCTTAAATTTTAATGAAACGGCTGAATCAATAAAAGATCTTATAACAGAAAAGGAGTTAATGCCTATTAGTATAGGCGTTTTTGGTGATTGGGGCGCTGGAAAATCGACGATTCTTGAACTTACTAAGGCTTCTCTGGAAAGCGATGAACAAGAATATATCCAAGTACATTTCGATGCATGGACTTTCCAAGGGTACGATGACGCTAAAGCGGCGTTACTAGAAACAATTGCATCTACTTTAGTTAAAAAAGCAGCAGACGATAAAAATCTCAGTGCAAAAGCAAAAGAGTTTGCTGGACGAATAGATAAGATCAGGTTGATGGGGCTGCTAATGGATGGAGGTGCAGCATTAGCTGGTATACCAACTATGGGTGGTATACAGAAGATCATGGGACTATTCAGTGGTGGTGACGATGGTGAACTCGATGTTGGTGATGTAAAAGGTGCTGTAGATGGCGCTATGGATGTCGCGAAGAAAAACAAAGGTTTAATTAAAGATAAGAAATCATTCTCACCTCCTAAAGAAATTAAAGAATTCCGAAAAGCATATTCTGATCTGTTAAAAGAGTTTGATAAGCCACTTATTGTCTATGTCGATAATTTAGATCGCTGCTCTCCGTTTAATGCTATATCGACCCTTGAGGCGATCAGGTTATTTCTATTTTTACCCAATACTGCATTTGTTATTGCCGCTGATGAGGACATGATCCGCTTGGCAGTGCCTGAGTATCACAAAGGTGCATCTCAACGACATCAAACTGATTATTTAGACAAGCTTATTCAAATTCCTGTGCATGTACCAAGACCCGGTGTCCTTGAGATTAGGGCATATTTAATGATGCTTACTGCTCAAGACCACGGCGTTACCGATGCGCAATTAGAAACGATAAGATGTGCCCTTGAAGAGTCATTAAGGCTGTCGTGGAAACAACCACAAATTACCGTTGATGAGCTACTTCAAGATCACGAGATTGAAAAGCATTCCGAACTCAGAAGTAAATTTGTGGTTGCTGAACAGTTAGCTCCACTATTAGCTGAATCCACAAACATTAACGGCAACCCTCGCATAGTTAAGCGATTACTCAATCAGGTTAAGATGAGAAAGAAAACCGCTCATCGCAGAGGAATGCAGCTTGATGAAAAAACTATCACTAAGCTGGTAATTTTTGAGAGGTGCTTAGGCACTCAGGCTACCAACAAGCTTTATGAATTAATTGATAAGGAAAACGGATATCCAAAAGTATTAGCGGATCTTGAAAATTCAGAAGTCGAATTTGACGAAATTAAGTTACCTGAAGAGTGGAAACTCGACCTAGCTTTTATTGATAAATGGTCGAAATTACCTCCCATGTTCACTGAAATGGATTTGACACCAGCGGCATATCTGAGCAGAGAAAGCATTCCAATGGGTGCTGTTAATTCGGTAATGTCTGGAGCAGCTCAAAAACTCGTAGAAGAATTAATGAAGCAAAAGGTAAGGGTCAGTGGCGTTAACTCTACTGCGATTACCACAACTCCGAAGGAAGAATACATGTCAGTCATGGATGGTTTGATTGAAAACTTTAAGTTGATTGGTGATTGGACCGAAAGACCAACAGGCATTTATGGGGCTGTGTTACTTGCCAAGCAGGATGATAAATGTAGCTTAAGTCTTCTTACATTTTTAAAAAGCTTGCCCCGCCAAAGATGGCTTAATCCAATTTTAAAAGAACTAGAGGGAACTAAGTAA
- a CDS encoding recombinase family protein codes for MKVGFARVSTREQDLNVQLSKLDAHGCEKIFQGKQSGASVRNEEKLKELIDFIREGDEVIVTRLDRLGRSLKSILEAIESIHKKGACLNIIDGSLNTKNDNPFATAMINLCGVFAQLERDLIKARTAEGREEAKAKGKHMGRLPALSDKQAKELYKDKLNGESISALAKKYSVSRPTVHRTIERMEQKK; via the coding sequence ATGAAAGTTGGTTTTGCAAGAGTCTCAACTAGAGAACAAGATTTGAATGTTCAACTGTCCAAGTTGGACGCTCATGGCTGTGAAAAAATATTTCAAGGCAAACAGTCTGGTGCTTCAGTTAGAAATGAAGAAAAGCTAAAGGAACTCATCGATTTTATCAGGGAAGGTGATGAAGTTATTGTTACCCGCCTTGATCGGCTGGGCCGATCATTAAAGTCTATTCTTGAGGCTATTGAAAGTATCCACAAAAAAGGTGCTTGTTTAAATATTATTGACGGTTCTCTCAATACCAAAAATGATAATCCGTTTGCCACCGCCATGATTAACCTATGTGGAGTATTCGCTCAACTTGAGCGGGATCTTATAAAAGCCAGAACCGCAGAAGGTCGTGAAGAGGCTAAAGCTAAAGGCAAACACATGGGCAGATTGCCTGCTTTATCAGACAAACAAGCGAAAGAATTATATAAAGATAAATTAAATGGTGAATCGATCTCTGCATTAGCGAAGAAATATTCTGTTAGCCGCCCCACGGTTCACCGAACTATTGAAAGAATGGAACAAAAGAAATAA